The segment TTTGGCACTGTTAGCATGGTCGATAACAGAAATAATAAGATATTTGTATTACTTTATGAATCTCAATAATTATGTACCGCATGTACTCGTATGGTTAAGGTATGTTATTAAGAAGATTGCCTCCAAATCTTTCGAGCTAATAAGACTATCGAAATGTCAATGGTTACATATTAATTTGCAGGTACACATTGTTCATTGGATTATATCCGATCGGTGTATCTGGAGAATTATTGTGCGCATACGCAGCTAGCCACTACGCCAAATCACATCCAGAATTCTGGAGTTACGCCTTACCTAACTCTTGGAACTTtgcatttagttatcactattTGCTTTTGATAGTCATGCTCACATACATTCCTAGTGAGTTGCCAAAATATTATGCATACAGCTGCGACACCGATACTATATTACATATATTTAATTACTATTTCTTTATGTTACAGTTTTCCCGCAACTATATCTTCATATGTTCTCACAAAGGCGTAAAATTTTGGGAACAGACTCGCTTAAAAAAGCTCAGTAATATTGCGTATAGAAGTAAGGTTTGTATTTGGTATTAACGGTGTCTTTATACCTTCTTACATTGACAATACATGTTTCAGTTTATAAAACCAGagttacatttatttcccttgcGACGAAACGAACTATTCATTGACAAAGTTgtcgaaattgaatttttcaattcgtGACTCGACAAATGTAAAACGCGGGTTATGATCTATGTAATACAAATCCATATTCATTTTCATTCACAATgatgtgaaaaaaattgaatacctaatgtatatatacatatgtaagtaCGTGTCGTTGCCGAcgaaaacaattaattaaagaaaaatctttATGGATCATTTCTCCGTCTTaaattcatgaaaatttaaaaagtatataATCGAAATCCAAACTGCCGAACCGAGAGAAAGCTGCCTAGTCGCGCAATCTGATTGGTTGACGCTACCGTTCCGACCAATAGCGAAAATAGGAAGATACTTTACATGTGCGTGACAACCAATCGTATTCGCTTTCTTTTCGCGGGTCTTCTCTTTTCGGTCCtgtaataaatacataaatacttACAGATTTTGTGAAACACTTACGATCCTTATCGTTTATCGACTTCAAGTTAACCGTGTAATAAACCGTTACAATTGTTCGTGTGAATGAACAATTAATCGATCGTTATTCCGGTTATTCCAGTGCTACGGTCATAATTATTagcgaaaaataaaattgaaactgTTCAAAGGGGTCTGAAGGGGTCGTTACCAGTCGTTACAGTTTGTTACAGTCGTTACAGTTCGACAACATGTCCGAGCGCAACGATGATACAGAAAATGGTAATATTTTGAACTGTCAATCAATCGTAAAaacaaaattcgatttttctttGACTTTACTCGCGTTCTAACTTTCTCATCGCAAATTGATACGATAGTGATACTTATCTCTTTTATTCTCTTCGAAACTTCCACATAAGTGTCAACGAAATGGTATACTCGATCGTGATCACGTAGCATCGAACATCAATTTCTCGACAGATATTAAATTACAAAGTTGTTGATTGCAGAGATTCGATGTTCTTAGAAAGTATTTTTATCTTTCGGTTGCAACGTGTAGATTTGTTCGCGTTAACAAGGTGAAATGTGTGAATCATGTTCTCCTTATCTGTCATCCATGGAGATCGcaagttttattaattaaataatacgaTTAAGTGAATTAAGACATTGTGTACTGTTCGAAGATATTCAGTCCTAATTTACGGGCACTTTGTTCGCGAATAAACAAAAGGATTTTGAGGTAATTATCGAGTCACGTGTACAACTTTAATGGAGTAcgttttgttataaaatttcgACATATGTTTGCAGCACGCCAATGTTCCCACAAATCACATTTCCTTTAATCAGTCGTCTACAACAATTATTTGGCCATCAACTCTGGCCAAAGCATCTGTTCGCATATTATCGTTCGAGTCAGTAAAGCATTTTCTGTCATTCAAATTGCCTACTcgaatgtactttttcattagtattttCATTATCTTCATAGGTTATCAATCGTTTGTGACATTTCTCAATTGTATCCAATCCAAATCATAGCTTCAGTTTTATACTGCATAAGAGCATGACATAGTTATGTCTGTGGTTGTCAGAGAAAACGCAgtgtgtcacaatttcaaaaaattcgagtttatgcattaatagtATACATGGGATTTACGCATTTACCAGAAAAATAGtcgtgaaaataaattcgaaagattCACAGtgtttttcctgacaaccacagatatattatAGCACAAATGATTATTGTTTAACATTGTTCTACTTGTTCTCGCACTGGAATTACATAGAGAAGAAATTAAATGAGGAGGCAAAAGACAGTTCTTCGACACGGGAAAAGGTAGAAGACTCCGACATGGAAATGATTCGAGAATATTTAGGACAGATGCTGTTAAGGTTTTTCGATTCACCGCCGTGCGATGGACAGTCCCAGAAAAAGGTTCTTCGCGAGCTCAGCATAGATGGGATAGTAGACTATATCAAGGAAAACGATGACATAAAAATTGTCACGATGGCTGGAGCTGGTATATCCACGTGTAAGTATCCGATGCTTTACGTTAGAACTGTTGGATGATATTTGTACTATATACAGAGTTACGTTGTATTCGCAGCTGCGGGTATTCCTGATTTTCGATCGCCGTCTAGCGGGCTGTATCACAacttaaagaaatacaacttacCTTACCCTCAAGCTATTTTCGAAGTCagttattttatggagaacccaGAGCCGTTTTTCACGCTTGCGAAAGAATTATTGCCCGAAGGCTTCAAGCCGACCCCGTGCCACTATTTTATACGACTCCTGTGGCAGAAAGGATTACTCTTAAGGCACTACACGCAAAATATCGATACATTGGAAAGGATCGCAGGCTTGCCCCCAGAAAAATTGGTCGAAGCGCATGGAACTTTTCATACCGGACAATGTCTCAAGTGCAAAACAACGTATACTTTGCCATGGATGAAAAGTAAGTTTGTCGAATTATTTacttatcgcataacgtatagtATCCTGAAACTAAAAATTTCCTTTCAGAGAAGATTATGGAAGACACTGTACCAAAGTGTGAGAAATGCAACGAGGGTGTAGTGAAACCGGATGTTGTATTCTTCGGGGAATTGTTGTCGCAACGTTTCGATCACCTTATCGAACAGGATTTTCCGCAAGCGGATCTACTGATAATAATGGGATCCAGTTTGGTTGTTCAACCGTTTGCATCCTTGGTAGACAGGTAAAcgataaaaaattagaaagtcGTATCACGAGAACTCGTATTTAAATTGCTATTTCTTTTCGCTTCAAGAGTACGATCTACCTGTCCACGTTTACTCATTAATAAAGAAAAAGTGGGCATGCAAGATCGTTTGTCACGATTCCTGGGACTACGACAGGGATTTGTCTTCGATACGAAAGATTCTCACTGTGGACGCGACGTTGCCTGGTTAGGCGATTGCGATACCGGTTGCAGAATGTTAGCAGAAAAACTGGGCTGGGGGGTACGTTCTTCcttttgaattgtttcttcatgcAACCCGGAAAAATCTGCAAATTTGATTCGAACCGATCGTTTCTTTCCAGGACGAATTGACAGATCTTGTAAAAAAGGAACACGAACGATTGGATGCTGAAAATGCTAAGAAGGATTaactatattaataatatttttgcgaGGTAAACTTGTTTATTAACGCAATCGATATTTAAGTTCGCCACTGTTTTTTTATAAAGAAAAACTTATTTAGCAAACGAGATTATCTGTTAAAGTAATTGTATAAATGTTATTTATACGATAGAAGATTTCATACGATGATTACGGAGAAATACGCTTTCGCTTACGTCCGCTCGACGGAATTCTGTAGATAAATTATAGCGATAAAAGCATAATTTTCTAATGTATATTTGAacgtgtaatttattatttgaatgTGATCGTGACAGTTGAACcgggtgtacaaataaaatAGAAGACTATGAAACTCTAAGAACGTTTCCGATTGAACGTAGCAGAATCATTTCATTCTAAAAGGCTTGCTGATAACTTCCTCAGCTTCCTGCTGATGCACCTGCCCTTCGCCGACAGCTGGGGCAGCCATAGGTTTGCGACCGCAATATTGTAACTAGAAACGATAATACTTGTCTCGTAGGAATATTTGTCCTCGGTgaaatcatttaaataaatttttctttaactTACACGTCTGCCGCATAAATTCTCGAAACGAGGCTTCACAAAGCTCCACGGCCCCATATTTTGTGGCTCTTCTTGGCTCCATACGAAAGCTGACgcacaaatatatttttattcaattttcaggactTTCATTGTCATATAACTCTGCGCAGTCGTTTTACTCACTTTTTGCGTTTGCATATCTGTCGAGCTGTTGCAATAATTCATGAACTGGAAAGGGGCACAAAGTCTCCAATCTAACGATGGCTACGTTCTTCTGTCCCGTGGTATCTCTATAATGATCGAGAGCATAAAAATGTTTTCCACTTGCTAGAATGATTTTGTCCACGCCTGCTTCCGCCGCTTTCTCATCTCCTGTTAGCACATTACTCGTGTCGTCAAAACGAAAATGAAAACAATTATCCTAGTAATATTGTTTCGCATACCTATGACATTCGTGAACCTGGTTCGTGGGCCCATTTCTTGTAACGACGACGTCGCGGCATTCAGACGTAACAATGTTTTCGGAGCCACAACGATCAAAGGTTTTCGGAAGTTTCTAACCATCTGAAACGGCAGAAGTTTAAAAAAGAAGCAAAGCAGTGTTTGTGAAATGTTTATTCGGAACACAAGAATCATCCTCGCACTTGTCTCCTGAGTAAGTGAAAATACTGCGCCGGGGTTGTAGGGTTCACGACATGCATGTTCACGTCATCTCCATCCGGTTTGTTCTCGTTGCTATCGGTGAGTTGTAAAAACCTCTCTATTCTACAGGAGCTGTGTTCGGGGCCAGCGCCGTCGTAGCCATGCGGTAGAAGAACGGTCAAACCGCTGCTCAACATCCATTTCGCTTCGCCGCTAGTCAGAAAGGTGTCGATCACGATCTGTGCTCCATTGAAGAAATCACCGAACTGTGCTTCCCAGATGGTTAAGGTTGTCGGTAGAGCTATGCTCATTCCGTACTCGTAGCCCAGAACCGCTTCTTCCGACAGAATGCTGTTAGCCAATTCCAACTTAcccgtttgaccttcgatcatcgAGTTTAGCGGGATCTGTATGTCTGGAATAATGTGTCAAACGAAGTAGTATGATCACGATAAAGTAAATATCAATGATCCGACCGATTCGGGAATACCGATGTCCGCTTACTTCCGGTTGCTTGATCGACGAACATAGCGTGCCTATGGGAGAATGTTCCTCGGCCCACGTCTTGCCCGCTTATTCTGACATTGTAGCCTTGGTACAACAGACTTCCGATGGCCAATGCTTCGCCGGTGGCCCAGTCCAGACGACCTTGCCCATGGTCGTCGGTTACCTTTTTCAGTCTAGCTTGAACGTGGCTCTTTGCTAATTGCGGATGGATCGTCTATACAGAGAAACGTATAATCGATATTAAATGGAATATCAGGATTTAGCGTCTACAATATTCCTTTGGATGATATGCAAGCCTCGGGGGTATGGAGTCTCAGAAATTGTAGAGGTACTACATACTTTCTTTGACGTGTGCCAAACATAGAGAAgaacagcgcgtaaacgacaaagaggaaCTGAGCGTCGAGGCAGCCGGcgcagttcaaaaggctgcgtatcgattacaatgtcaatgcaattaGAATTTTGATCGCTGAACGTCTCTggacgtctctttcttttcacaTGCTGTCTTCCTTTGCGTTCGAAACCTCCATCGcttattaaacaagtaaatataacGGCAATTCGTGGAAAATTTCACGAATCCGCTGGTAAAGGTTTCGTAACGAAGAAAGTTTCATAATTGCATTGGTATTGCCTCACCGAGCTCGGATCGTGTctctttgtagcgcgatcgacgAAAGTCACATCGTCCGAAGGAACACTGTACATAGTACGGTTAACGCACTATTCTCTTGCTTCTCACCGAATCGTCGTCGACTCGGACACTCTTCTCGGCGATGAATCTCAACAGACCCAGGTCGACGCCTGTGTCCCACTGAGTCACGCTTGCCTCAACTTGCTGCATTCCCTTCCAGAAACCTGCGAAGCTCGCGGACTCTGGTACGTAAGCGTCCACCTGTTTCAGGGCTTGGTTCAACCAAGCGCTGTGATCGTCGATCGTGCGCTTAGCTTCCTCCAGGGTAAAAATGTTAGACTTTACCAGTGTATCTAAGTAACGATCCGGTACCGATCTATGTGAAAACAAAGGTAGACTCACTCTTTCATTTTTCAGACGCGCAACGAGTTTTATAAACACCTACGGACGGTTCTGTATAATTTGATAGACAACGGGGTTCGTGAACGTTGGATCGTCCAGTTCGTTGTGACCCCATCTTCTGAAGCAATTCAGGTCCACGAAGACGTCCTTCCTGAACTTCCGTTGGTACTTGAATGCGAGTCTAGTTGCTCGGACGACCATCTACGGCACGGTGTTTCGATAGTTCAGCGACTAATCGTTCTCGGACAGAGTGTATTGAGGGTGTAGATTTCTCAttcctcgataatgcaaagatggggctttTTAGCAGCCAAaagcgctaggtaaaagatcaatctaggccgcaatcgccctcaaaagtcccatttttacgtttacgaggcgtaatttgtgcattattcggaaacataaagctgcgcatgcagtAGAAAAGTCTACACCCTTAACGCCAAAACTAGAAACAGACAGTAACGCGACGTATACCTCGGGATCGTCTCCGTTGACGTGGATCACCGGAGCGGAGATCATCTTTGCCAGGTCCGTGCAGTATCTCGACGACCTGCCGATGGAAGCCGGCGTGGTGAATCCCAGTTGATTGTTCACGACCAAGTGAATCGTTCCACCTATTTCGAAGTGCGGGGCCTGGGACAAAGCCAAGCATTCTTGGTTGACGCCTTGGCCAGCGTAAGCGGCATCCCCGTGAACCTGAATGTTCAACGCTTTGTCGCTCCACCGGGCGTTCTCGTCTTCGCTGTAAGCTCCATCTTGGATGGCCTGCATCGCTCCTCGCGTCTTCCCCATAGAGACGGGATTCACGACCTCCAAGTGGGAAGGATTCCTCAGCGTCGATACGTGAAGGCTCTTCCCTTCGATGTCCAGCTCGGTGGAGGACACCAAGTGACTGATCACGTCGCCAGTTGCTCTCGTTCCATCCGGAAACTCGGAGAGTCCTCGGAGCTTGCGGAACAACTTTTCCGGTGGAAGATTTAACATACCGGTGAGCAAGTTGAGTCGACCACGGTGCGGCATACAGAGGACAACGTACGTCAAGTCGTCTGGAAACAGATGGATCGGTTTTGCGGACGTTGAACAATCTTGTCAACCGTTTGCCCTGTACTCTCTATAATATCGAGACACCGAATTAAATTCTATGTCTCTATTATCGATATTTACTCGTTAGCGAAAGCGTAGAAGtactatataaattttctttttcttctagaAGATTGTAAGAGCGACGAAAAAGTTCTAATCGTTGTAGACGTAAAGAAAATCGTAGCACTGGTGTCTGCACAATATCTTCTACCGTTTGTAATCGAAAGGTGACCGTACAGGACTTACAATTAGCCGCTTATATATAGCCGATTACCGTTTGCGCACAGTTTAAAAAACTCGTGGAAAAACGCCATCATAGCCTCGGCGCCTTCGCCTCCGTATCTTTTTAGGCTGACGAACTTGATGGCTAGGAAGTTGTCGAATGCTTGGCTTTTCAGCATCTCTTTAGCGATAGCCACTCTCGTTCGATCCGCGATGGGATCGACCGTGCACCGTTCCGCGGTTTCCGCGAACCATTCCCTCTCCTCCTCGGTCTGCGTAAGCGTTCAAAACGATCAGATCCTTTTGCAGCTGTTATCATAGACTTATTATATGTAGTAAGCGATCGATACCTCTAAATGGCTAAACTCGAGACCTATAGAACCGCTGTAGATCTTACGGAGGAGCTCCAAGGCTTCCTCCACCGTTCCCTCCTTTTTATTCGCCGTTAGGATCCCTTCGAAAAAGACTTTGTCCGTTAAACGTAATCCAAACCTTTCGGGATTCAATTCCGCGAGCGGAGTTGGCTtcttcggagagagagagacgggatCTACGTTGGCTTGTTTGTGACCGAATTCTCTGTACGCGGTGACCAATCTGTAGAAGTTGCTGTTCTTCGATCGCGACTCCAGGTATTCTTTCGGCACTGTAAACGGAGAAAATATCGTACGGTATTTTCTATAAAGAGTTCTGTCAGCGATGTTGCGTAATAACTGAAACATCGCATTCGCTATCTCACAGCAGTTCTTAATTAGTGGACTAAGTCTTTAACCCGACAGCGCACTTTCTatttttgcactcgacga is part of the Lasioglossum baleicum chromosome 6, iyLasBale1, whole genome shotgun sequence genome and harbors:
- the Hacd1 gene encoding 3-hydroxyacyl-CoA dehydratase 1, translating into MKSKKSSSVGTLYLKTYNLTLVFGWSYILVKFLQNDFSSTVEANLWQNLKWPVIIFQHAALLEIIHAIVGLVKSNPMLTLFQVTSRILIVDGVLLAIPYSEISTTGLFLALLAWSITEIIRYLYYFMNLNNYVPHVLVWLRYTLFIGLYPIGVSGELLCAYAASHYAKSHPEFWSYALPNSWNFAFSYHYLLLIVMLTYIPIFPQLYLHMFSQRRKILGTDSLKKAQ
- the Sirt2 gene encoding sirtuin 2 isoform X1, translating into MSERNDDTENEKKLNEEAKDSSSTREKVEDSDMEMIREYLGQMLLRFFDSPPCDGQSQKKVLRELSIDGIVDYIKENDDIKIVTMAGAGISTSAGIPDFRSPSSGLYHNLKKYNLPYPQAIFEVSYFMENPEPFFTLAKELLPEGFKPTPCHYFIRLLWQKGLLLRHYTQNIDTLERIAGLPPEKLVEAHGTFHTGQCLKCKTTYTLPWMKKKIMEDTVPKCEKCNEGVVKPDVVFFGELLSQRFDHLIEQDFPQADLLIIMGSSLVVQPFASLVDRVRSTCPRLLINKEKVGMQDRLSRFLGLRQGFVFDTKDSHCGRDVAWLGDCDTGCRMLAEKLGWGDELTDLVKKEHERLDAENAKKD
- the Sirt2 gene encoding sirtuin 2 isoform X2; translation: MEMIREYLGQMLLRFFDSPPCDGQSQKKVLRELSIDGIVDYIKENDDIKIVTMAGAGISTSAGIPDFRSPSSGLYHNLKKYNLPYPQAIFEVSYFMENPEPFFTLAKELLPEGFKPTPCHYFIRLLWQKGLLLRHYTQNIDTLERIAGLPPEKLVEAHGTFHTGQCLKCKTTYTLPWMKKKIMEDTVPKCEKCNEGVVKPDVVFFGELLSQRFDHLIEQDFPQADLLIIMGSSLVVQPFASLVDRVRSTCPRLLINKEKVGMQDRLSRFLGLRQGFVFDTKDSHCGRDVAWLGDCDTGCRMLAEKLGWGDELTDLVKKEHERLDAENAKKD
- the LOC143209539 gene encoding putative 2-oxoadipate dehydrogenase complex component E1 homolog; amino-acid sequence: MRTAGKCGIVITDVVQLVGSVDPRVFARRMHACSILRNARKHPLFRWTRWTSGYPSSECLFPYRQRIYARAYHSERGVYGYKSRVSPEFQVPKEYLESRSKNSNFYRLVTAYREFGHKQANVDPVSLSPKKPTPLAELNPERFGLRLTDKVFFEGILTANKKEGTVEEALELLRKIYSGSIGLEFSHLETEEEREWFAETAERCTVDPIADRTRVAIAKEMLKSQAFDNFLAIKFVSLKRYGGEGAEAMMAFFHEFFKLCANDDLTYVVLCMPHRGRLNLLTGMLNLPPEKLFRKLRGLSEFPDGTRATGDVISHLVSSTELDIEGKSLHVSTLRNPSHLEVVNPVSMGKTRGAMQAIQDGAYSEDENARWSDKALNIQVHGDAAYAGQGVNQECLALSQAPHFEIGGTIHLVVNNQLGFTTPASIGRSSRYCTDLAKMISAPVIHVNGDDPEMVVRATRLAFKYQRKFRKDVFVDLNCFRRWGHNELDDPTFTNPVVYQIIQNRPSVPDRYLDTLVKSNIFTLEEAKRTIDDHSAWLNQALKQVDAYVPESASFAGFWKGMQQVEASVTQWDTGVDLGLLRFIAEKSVRVDDDSTIHPQLAKSHVQARLKKVTDDHGQGRLDWATGEALAIGSLLYQGYNVRISGQDVGRGTFSHRHAMFVDQATGNIQIPLNSMIEGQTGKLELANSILSEEAVLGYEYGMSIALPTTLTIWEAQFGDFFNGAQIVIDTFLTSGEAKWMLSSGLTVLLPHGYDGAGPEHSSCRIERFLQLTDSNENKPDGDDVNMHVVNPTTPAQYFHLLRRQMVRNFRKPLIVVAPKTLLRLNAATSSLQEMGPRTRFTNVIGDEKAAEAGVDKIILASGKHFYALDHYRDTTGQKNVAIVRLETLCPFPVHELLQQLDRYANAKTFVWSQEEPQNMGPWSFVKPRFENLCGRRLQYCGRKPMAAPAVGEGQVHQQEAEEVISKPFRMK